A portion of the Cryptomeria japonica chromosome 5, Sugi_1.0, whole genome shotgun sequence genome contains these proteins:
- the LOC131056151 gene encoding 17.8 kDa class I heat shock protein: MSLIPSLWGRRSSAVYDPFSLDVCDPFQVFDSSIFKDIARPSTDFASVAAAVANTQIDWKETPDAHIFKADLPGLKKEEVKIEVEDGRILQISGERSKEEEKKNEKYHRIERSRGRFLRRFRLPENAKVDEVKAGMENGVLTVTVPKQPQPQPEVKSIEISG; the protein is encoded by the exons ATGTCTCTTATTCCAAGTCTTTGGGGCAGGAGATCTTCCGCTGTGTACGATCCATTTTCACTGGATGTGTGCGATCCTTTtcaggtttttgattcttcaatatttAAGGATATAGCAAGGCCCTCGACGGATTTTGCAAGTGTTGCAGCCGCTGTAGCAAATACACAGATCGATTGGAAGGAAACCCCCGATGCACACATTTTCAAGGCTGATCTTCCTG GACTGAAGAAAGAAGAGGTAAAAATTGAAGTTGAAGACGGCCGAATTCTTCAGATAAGTGGAGAACGCagcaaagaagaggagaagaagaatgagaaataTCACCGTATTGAACGCTCGCGAGGTAGATTCCTGAGGCGCTTCAGGCTACCTGAGAATGCGAAGGTGGATGAGGTTAAAGCTGGCATGGAAAATGGAGTTCTCACTGTCACAGTTCCGAAGCAGCCTCAACCTCAGCCTGAAGTCAAATCTATTGAAATCTCTGGCTAA